One genomic region from Mytilus trossulus isolate FHL-02 chromosome 9, PNRI_Mtr1.1.1.hap1, whole genome shotgun sequence encodes:
- the LOC134683997 gene encoding uncharacterized protein LOC134683997 produces MEKRSLRLYNFLSDKLGTEDIVKTRRSYYITHNYLTKSKTHTPFFCGSRAEDLDMKGSDTDTVILLNDIHIVEDVTNTYDSNTFVMKTCDTRPGFTQLELCSSYEYTDVWCKKIGHKFYLSSSKMKQILVSLNENNEICTLNTLHGPCVSTANETHDCTAGVKCQSFIKQAQEWVGRKRCWPTEALKRIIIDSGVWFVPIGYKLSPNEDIEWRVAFGIAEKLLVYSFSHTQLLVYALLKIILKDVIEQNLKLKDLLCSYFLKTVVFWISEEIAVTVWTPHNFEKCFSECLKRLGYYVKHDILPHYFIKERNVLEQRINLAEWMNLKTTIVELHKYFPACLASSSYMSEFSRSLQYEIVSQNMSPRLSETDVVGHSNCSANLAKLNEVRFLLLCGQAVLTNKLMPWQVLVNSFGLLKRNHDRFIFKCLFSTLCRNIGTRFTYENVTRGGNKLHYQRLKEMLPFVLMGVRSDGVSGWNVLASYFYCIRKYSVCVTITDYVLSKFQDDQQEKLYYSEDKFTIDNLGNESQDTNLNSIYIANTMEPNDFSRNSFLIPDEMRPEVEHKGYIQKPPIVYTLFLRFMCLLKLKQTHKCSESLNDLKIYIESNNYIGNHVMKAECYTLLGIAFYLKGDLTEAGNCHKKALALDYLKQIKYLKMIHKIQKQYEEMKTNHCTVQEETVQIS; encoded by the coding sequence ATGGAAAAACGCTCATTACgattatataattttctaaGTGACAAACTTGGAACCGAAGATATAGTGAAAACAAGACGAAGTTATTATATAACACACAATTATTTGACCAAAAGTAAAACACACACACCGTTTTTCTGTGGAAGTAGAGCAGAAGATCTTGATATGAAGGGCAGTGACACGGACACAGTTATTTTACTTAATGATATACATATTGTTGAAGATGTCACCAATACTTACgattctaatacatttgtcatgaAGACTTGTGATACCAGACCTGGTTTTACACAGTTAGAGTTGTGCAGTAGTTACGAATATACAGATGTGTGGTGTAAGAAAATCGGACATAAATTCTATCTTTCAAGCAGTAAAATGAAGCAGATATTAGTTTCTTTGAacgaaaataatgaaatatgtacACTTAACACTCTACATGGACCATGTGTTTCTACAGCCAACGAAACACATGACTGCACTGCAGGTGTAAAGTGCCAATCATTCATTAAACAAGCACAGGAATGGGTAGGAAGAAAACGTTGTTGGCCAACGGAAGCATTAAAAAGGATAATTATTGATAGTGGGGTATGGTTTGTCCCAATAGGCTACAAGTTGTCGCCAAATGAAGATATAGAATGGCGAGTCGCGTTTGGTATCGCTGAAAAACTGCTTGTCTATTCTTTTAGTCATACTCAGCTTTTGGTTTATgctcttttgaaaataattttaaaagacgTGATTGAACAAAATCTTAAACTAAAAGATCTTCTATGTtcgtattttttaaaaacagttgttttctGGATTTCAGAAGAAATTGCTGTTACAGTATGGACACCGCACAATTTTGAGAAATGTTTTTCGGAATGCCTTAAGCGACTTGGATACTATGTTAAACATGATATCTTGCcgcattattttataaaagaaaggAATGTGCTTGAACAAAGAATCAATTTAGCAGAATGGatgaatttgaaaacaacaatagTTGAGTTGCATAAATATTTCCCTGCATGTCTTGCTTCTTCAAGTTACATGTCTGAATTTTCCCGTTCTCTGCAATATGAAATTGTATCACAAAACATGTCACCTAGATTAAGTGAAACGGATGTGGTTGGACATTCCAACTGTTCTGCAAATCTCGCCAAGCTTAATGAAGTCAGATTTTTGCTTCTATGTGGTCAAGCCGTTCTTACAAATAAACTTATGCCTTGGCAAGTGTTGGTTAATAGTTTTGGGCTGCTCAAACGAAATCACGACCGATTTATTTTCAAGTGTTTATTCAGTACGTTGTGTCGTAATATTGGTACTCGTTTTACCTATGAGAATGTCACACGCGGGGGTAATAAACTACATTATCAACGTTTAAAAGAGATGTTACCCTTTGTATTAATGGGAGTACGTAGTGATGGAGTATCCGGGTGGAATGTCTTAGCTTCTTACTTTTATTGCATTAGAAAATATTCAGTTTGTGTAACAATCACTGACTACGTGTTATCGAAGTTTCAGGACGATCAACAAGAGAAACTGTATTACAGTGAAGATAAGTTCACCATCGACAATTTAGGGAATGAAAGTCAAGATACCAATTTAAACTCAATATACATAGCTAATACAATGGAGCCGAACGATTTTTCTCGTAACTCGTTTTTAATTCCTGATGAAATGAGACCTGAAGTAGAACACAAGGGATATATCCAGAAACCTCCGAttgtttatacattatttttacgTTTTATGTGTTTACTTAAGTTAAAGCAGACACACAAATGTTCAGAGTCTTTAAATGATCTCAAAATATACATTGAAAGCAATAACTATATTGGAAATCACGTCATGAAAGCAGAGTGTTACACACTACTTGGTATTGCTTTCTATCTGAAAGGTGACCTGACAGAAGCAGGAAATTGTCACAAAAAAGCTTTGGCATTAGATTATTTaaagcaaattaaatatttaaaaatgatccacaaaatacaaaaacaatatgaagaaatgaaaacaaatcattgTACTGTTCAAGAAGAAACAGTTCAAATTTCGTAG